GAACAGGGCATTCCATGATTTTTCCACCCGATCCCAGTTCTTGTCCCGGTCCATGGCAAAGTAGCGGCCGCAGAGTGTCGCAATTTCCACCAGGTCCAGAGAGTCGAGCTCTGTTTCGACGTCTTTGATAAATTCGAGGCCGCTGGAAGGGGGCGTATCCCGACCGTCCAGAATGGCATGAATTTTAGTGGGGATACCCGCTTCTTGAAAAATGCGGGCAAGGGCGATCGTGTGGTTCTGGTGTGAATGGACACCACCTGGAGAGAGCAGTCCTGAAAGGTGGCAGGTTCCACCGGATGCTTTTAACTTTTCAATCATTTCCAGCAGGCGTTCATTTTTGGCCAGCGTGCCAGTATGAATTTCGCTATTGATCCGGGGCAGGTCCTGCAAAATTACACGGCCACTTCCAATTGTCATGTGACCGACTTCTGAATTTCCCATCTGGCCTTCGGGTAATCCGACATCTTCACCTGATGTGCCCAGCAGGCTCATCGGGCGAGAGGCAACCATTGTATCCCAGTTGGGCGTGTTCCCGAGGGCAATGGCATTGTCGGTCGCGTCTTCGCGGTAACCCCAGCCATCAAGAATGCATAAAAGGACAGGACGGTTTTTTTGATCTTTGGAAATATCGTTCATCATAATGTTATACCGGTTCGCAGGTTAAATTTCCAATTTTTTCAACAAGATGGTGGTTTGTTCATGCCCGATGATAGGGGTGGTTGGTCAGGATTGAATGGGCTCTGTATAGCTGTTCGGCGAGAAGTCCCCGAACCATAAGATGAGGCCAAGTCATTTTACCAAGAGACAGTTTGTGATCCGCTTGCTGTAAAAGGGAAGGGCAATGGCCATCAGCACCGCCAATGAGAAAGGCGATATCCTGAACACCATCATCAATTAATCGGCCCAGAAGCTGGGAAAACTCGACGCTGCCATGTTCTTTTCCATATTCGTGCAGCGCGATGAGCGTGGCACCCTTGGGAATTGCTTTTAGCAGTAGTTCAGCTTCTTTTGATTTCAGCTGGTCCCCTTTCAGGGGCTTTTTCTCTTCGACTTCTTTTAAGGTTATTTGCCAGGGCAGGCGGCCAGAATATTCGGCATACAGGTCCTGCAGTGGCCCGCCGCGAAATTTGCCAACGCTGGCAATGGTCAGGCGCATCCTGATCTCCTGAATACTGGCGGCGACTGATCGCCGCCGTTCTTAGTTTGTCATTTCGGCCGACAGCGTGGGCGACCAGATTTTTTCTAGATTGTAAAATTCTCTGACTTCCGGGCGGAACAGGTGAACAATGACGTCTCCTGCATCAACAAGCACCCAGTCTCCATTGGATTTACCATCAATCTGGACATGACCAAAACCGGCATCCTTGATGCGTTCTTTCAAATGGTCTGCCATCGCCCCTACCTGACGGGAGGAACGACCATTGGCGATTACCATATAGTCAGCAAATGAGGTTTTTCCGGAGAGGTCAATGGAAACAACGTCCTCCGCCTTATCGTCCAGCAGGCTCGCTTGGACCAGATCGCGGAGTTGGGCAACAACGGCTTCTTTAGCGTTCATAATCGGGTTAAATCTACTCCAGTAGAAAAATAAAAAAGGATACAAAACAAACAGTATCATTGACTAATGTGGGAATTTTTGCGCTTAAGAGCAAGCTTTTCCTTCGGTCTGGCGAAGATTTCTTATTTGTGTGCTGCTCAATTTATGTTTCGTATGCGAAATAAAAGTCCAGCGTGGGGTCGGACCCGTCGCAAAATTGATAATAGGACGATTAAATCCGGTCGGGAAAACACGCTTTTTGGCATAGAGCGTTGCTGCTTTTCCTGACAGGGCTTTTTGTGTATATCCGGGGCGATCAAACACAGCAATCGGCACCAGATCAAAAATTTCCTGCCAATGATACCATTTCGGTATTTGAATTAAGTTATCCGCGCCCATCAACCAAACGAAATGGTGAAAAGGGTGGCGTTCCTGCAAAGCCTGAATAGTGTTGGCTGTATAGGTTTCCCGCAAGTCGAATTCGATGGTCGAAATCTTTATCCGTCGGCCCCGCGCTATCTTTTGCGCCGATTGAATGCGATCATCGGCCCGCCCCATGTCATCGGCAGATTTCAAGGGGTTTTGCGGTGATACCAGCCACCATACCTCGTCCAGACCCAGCGTTCGAAGGGCCGTTTCACTGATATATAAATGGCCTTCGTGGGCAGGGTTAAAGGATCCACCCAGAAGACCAATTTTACGTGCTCGCATGATTATGGCCGGGTTTGGCCAACACCTTTGACCTGATATTTGAAACTGGTGAGTTGCTCCACACCAACAGGGCCGCGGGCGTGCATCTTACCCGTGCTGATCCCGATTTCGGCGCCCATCCCGAACTCACCGCCATCAGCAAATTGCGTGGACGCATTGTGAAGAACAATCGCACTATCCACAACGGATAGAAATTCCGTCGCAGCCGCCTCATCTTCGGTGATAATACAATCCGTGTGATGGGAACCATAGGTTTCAATATGCTGTATGGCCGCTTTTTGGTTCTCCACAATTTTAACGGCGACAATAGCGTCCAGATATTCTGTCTGCCAGTCCAATTCTGTTGCCTGATTCGCACGGGGTTCCAACTCGCAGACTTTTTTGTCACCGCGAATTTCGCAGCCTGCGTCAATTAACGTCTCAAGAATTGGTTTCAGGTGACTATCGACCACCGCCTGATCTACGAGCAAGGTTTCCAATGACCCACAAATGCCAGTCCGCCGCATTTTGGAATTCAGAACAATATCGCAGGATTTTTGCAAGTCAGCATTTTTTGCAACATAAATATGCACAAGACCGTCGAGATGTGAAAAGACAGGCACACGGCTTTCTCGCTGGACCCGCTCGATCAGATTTCTGCCGCCGCGCGGCACAATGACATCCACTGTCTCGGACATTGTCAGCAGTTTACCAACTGCTGCCCGGTCCGTTGTTGGAATGATCTGAATAGCTTCGGCAGGAAGGTTCGCTGTTTTCAATCCTTCTTGCAGGCAATCCCAGATTGCCCGGCTTGAATGAAAACTTTCAGATCCACCTCTCAAGATACAGGCATTGCCAGCCTTCAGGCAAAGTGCACCCGCATCAGCTGTTACATTGGGACGGGATTCATAAATAATCCCGATGACCCCAAGAGGCACCCGAACGCGCGAAATTTCCAGACCATTTGGGCGGTCCCATTCGGCAATGACATCGCCGACGGGATCGGCGAGGGCCGCAATGTCTTCCAGGCCTTTTGCCATCGCTTCAATACGTGCGGCGTCCAGTTTCAGGCGATCCAGAAAGGAAGGAGCGGTCCCCTTGTCGAGTGCGGCCTGCATATCTTTTTCATTGGCCGCCAGGATTGTCTCTGTGTTTGCTCGCAAAGATCTGGCCGCAGCGGCGAGCGCTGTATTTTTGGCGTCCGTCGGGACTTGTGACAGTAACTGTGAGGCGCGTTTTGCACCCGCGCCCAGAGTTTCCATGACACTGTCGATCGAATTGTCTTCTGCAATGTTGGAATGTACTGTCATAACCGTTGCCCGTTTTCTTGTGTTTTAATCCAGGACTAA
This region of Sneathiella aquimaris genomic DNA includes:
- the nadD gene encoding nicotinate (nicotinamide) nucleotide adenylyltransferase translates to MRARKIGLLGGSFNPAHEGHLYISETALRTLGLDEVWWLVSPQNPLKSADDMGRADDRIQSAQKIARGRRIKISTIEFDLRETYTANTIQALQERHPFHHFVWLMGADNLIQIPKWYHWQEIFDLVPIAVFDRPGYTQKALSGKAATLYAKKRVFPTGFNRPIINFATGPTPRWTFISHTKHKLSSTQIRNLRQTEGKACS
- a CDS encoding glutamate-5-semialdehyde dehydrogenase; translated protein: MTVHSNIAEDNSIDSVMETLGAGAKRASQLLSQVPTDAKNTALAAAARSLRANTETILAANEKDMQAALDKGTAPSFLDRLKLDAARIEAMAKGLEDIAALADPVGDVIAEWDRPNGLEISRVRVPLGVIGIIYESRPNVTADAGALCLKAGNACILRGGSESFHSSRAIWDCLQEGLKTANLPAEAIQIIPTTDRAAVGKLLTMSETVDVIVPRGGRNLIERVQRESRVPVFSHLDGLVHIYVAKNADLQKSCDIVLNSKMRRTGICGSLETLLVDQAVVDSHLKPILETLIDAGCEIRGDKKVCELEPRANQATELDWQTEYLDAIVAVKIVENQKAAIQHIETYGSHHTDCIITEDEAAATEFLSVVDSAIVLHNASTQFADGGEFGMGAEIGISTGKMHARGPVGVEQLTSFKYQVKGVGQTRP
- the rlmH gene encoding 23S rRNA (pseudouridine(1915)-N(3))-methyltransferase RlmH, which gives rise to MRLTIASVGKFRGGPLQDLYAEYSGRLPWQITLKEVEEKKPLKGDQLKSKEAELLLKAIPKGATLIALHEYGKEHGSVEFSQLLGRLIDDGVQDIAFLIGGADGHCPSLLQQADHKLSLGKMTWPHLMVRGLLAEQLYRAHSILTNHPYHRA
- the rsfS gene encoding ribosome silencing factor, with product MNAKEAVVAQLRDLVQASLLDDKAEDVVSIDLSGKTSFADYMVIANGRSSRQVGAMADHLKERIKDAGFGHVQIDGKSNGDWVLVDAGDVIVHLFRPEVREFYNLEKIWSPTLSAEMTN